Proteins found in one Planifilum fimeticola genomic segment:
- the priA gene encoding primosomal protein N', which produces MTAEKSIAAVVVDVVARGTDRPFDYHVPETLRDVIEVGSRVRVSFGHRKVMGYVVRLSGEASYGRLKPILDVMDLVPPLTPELVDLGLWMAETCFCHPITALNAMVPAVLKGRYRRVVRIHPRFAPGTVLAPEEEALIERLRREGERPLETVLAWPGVSRSLIRQLVRERRLLVEERVGDRVTRRRTRWVKPAVSGQALRRALDALPPRALRQREILSHFLDRPEAVPLSRLLASLKAGRSSVDSLVEKGLLQLEEREELRDPFAGRSFEQTSPPPLTPEQERAFRAIVGPLREGRHHRILLHGVTGSGKTEVYLQAIDETLKRGRQAIVLVPEISLTPQMVARFKGRFGPRVAVLHSGLSGGERFDEWRKIRSGEVQVAIGARSAIFAPFSNLGLIVIDEEHESSYKQEEQPKYHAREVAFRRGMAHRAVVVLGTATPAVETIHRAGRGELERVVLSRRVQGRPLPRVDVVDMREELREGNRSIFSRMLQEALEQCVSRGEQAVLFLNRRGFSTFVLCRACGKVLECSHCDISLTFHRTNRTLRCHYCGHAEPVPEACPACDSTHIRYFGTGTQRVEEEIARLFPGMRVIRMDVDTTNRKGAHEELLGRFGAGEADVLLGTQMIAKGLDFPRVTLVGVIAADTMLHLPDFRAAERTFQLLTQVSGRAGRHNLSGRVVIQTYSPMHYSIDLAARADTESFYRKELLSRKQHRYPPFCRLFTLLFSHPDRQAVMQASFEASRLLKQTLAGRAEVLGPVPATIPRMKDRYRLQVFIKYTDEEVAKAVKKVLRHLEERAEDPELRISVDRDG; this is translated from the coding sequence TGAAGCCGATCCTGGACGTGATGGATCTGGTTCCCCCTCTGACGCCGGAGCTGGTGGATCTGGGCCTGTGGATGGCGGAGACCTGTTTTTGTCATCCCATCACCGCGTTAAACGCCATGGTCCCGGCGGTGTTGAAGGGGCGTTACCGCCGCGTGGTCCGGATACACCCCCGGTTTGCCCCGGGCACCGTGCTCGCTCCGGAAGAGGAAGCCCTGATTGAGCGGCTGCGCCGGGAAGGGGAACGTCCCCTCGAGACGGTTCTCGCCTGGCCCGGCGTGAGCCGGTCCCTCATCCGTCAATTGGTGAGGGAGCGGCGGCTGTTGGTGGAAGAGCGGGTGGGGGACCGGGTGACGCGACGGCGGACGCGCTGGGTGAAACCGGCGGTTTCCGGGCAGGCGCTCCGGCGCGCCCTCGACGCTCTCCCGCCCCGGGCCCTGCGCCAGCGGGAGATCTTGAGCCATTTTCTCGACCGTCCCGAAGCGGTTCCCCTTTCGAGGCTGCTCGCTTCCCTGAAGGCGGGACGATCCTCCGTGGACAGCCTGGTGGAAAAGGGGCTGCTCCAACTGGAGGAGCGCGAGGAGCTGCGGGACCCCTTTGCGGGCCGGTCCTTCGAGCAAACCTCCCCGCCCCCCCTCACGCCGGAACAGGAAAGGGCCTTTCGGGCCATCGTCGGTCCCCTGCGGGAGGGCCGGCATCATCGCATCCTGCTGCACGGCGTGACGGGGAGCGGCAAGACGGAAGTCTACCTGCAGGCGATCGACGAGACCCTGAAACGGGGCCGGCAGGCGATTGTCCTGGTTCCGGAAATCTCCCTCACCCCCCAGATGGTCGCCCGGTTCAAAGGGCGCTTCGGCCCCCGGGTGGCGGTGCTGCACAGCGGGCTTTCCGGCGGGGAACGGTTTGATGAATGGCGCAAGATCCGCTCCGGAGAAGTGCAGGTGGCCATCGGCGCCCGGTCGGCGATCTTTGCTCCCTTTTCCAATCTGGGGCTGATCGTCATCGATGAGGAGCATGAATCCTCCTACAAACAGGAGGAACAGCCCAAGTATCACGCCAGGGAGGTGGCCTTCCGACGGGGGATGGCGCACCGCGCCGTCGTCGTGTTGGGAACGGCCACCCCGGCGGTGGAGACCATCCACCGCGCCGGGCGGGGGGAGCTGGAGCGGGTGGTCCTGTCCCGGCGGGTCCAGGGCCGACCCCTTCCCCGGGTCGACGTGGTGGATATGCGGGAGGAGCTCAGGGAGGGCAACCGCTCGATCTTCAGCCGAATGCTGCAGGAGGCGCTGGAACAATGCGTCTCGCGGGGGGAACAGGCGGTGCTGTTCCTCAACCGGAGGGGCTTCTCCACCTTTGTCCTCTGCCGGGCCTGCGGAAAGGTGCTGGAGTGTTCCCACTGCGACATCTCTCTCACCTTTCACCGGACGAACCGGACGCTTCGGTGCCACTACTGCGGCCACGCCGAGCCGGTGCCGGAAGCCTGTCCCGCTTGCGACAGCACCCACATCCGATATTTCGGAACGGGGACGCAGCGGGTGGAGGAGGAGATCGCCCGTCTCTTCCCGGGCATGCGGGTGATCCGCATGGATGTGGATACCACCAACCGGAAGGGAGCCCATGAGGAGCTGCTGGGCCGTTTTGGCGCGGGGGAAGCGGATGTCCTGCTCGGCACGCAGATGATCGCCAAAGGACTGGATTTTCCCAGGGTGACGTTGGTCGGGGTGATTGCCGCCGACACCATGCTCCATCTGCCCGATTTCCGCGCGGCGGAGCGCACGTTCCAGCTGTTGACCCAAGTGAGCGGACGGGCGGGGCGGCACAACCTTTCCGGGCGGGTGGTGATCCAAACGTACAGTCCGATGCACTATTCCATCGATCTGGCGGCCCGAGCCGACACCGAGTCCTTTTACCGAAAGGAGCTCTTAAGCCGAAAACAGCACCGGTACCCTCCCTTCTGCCGGCTGTTCACCCTCCTGTTCAGCCATCCGGACCGGCAGGCGGTGATGCAGGCCTCCTTCGAGGCGTCCCGGCTCCTGAAACAGACTCTTGCGGGAAGGGCGGAGGTGCTGGGGCCCGTTCCGGCGACCATTCCCCGGATGAAGGATCGGTATCGGCTGCAGGTTTTCATAAAATATACGGATGAAGAAGTGGCGAAAGCGGTGAAGAAGGTCCTTCGACACCTGGAGGAACGGGCGGAGGATCCGGAACTCCGCATCAGTGTGGATCGCGACGGCTGA
- the def gene encoding peptide deformylase, which yields MAIRRIVKYPDPILREKAQPVKKFHARLHKLLDDMAETMYDAKGVGLAAPQVGILKRVIVVDPGDGLIEVVNPELVDLEGEQLAPPEGCLSIPGLLGEVRRANRLKVKGQDRHGEPFEMEAEGYLARIFQHEVDHLNGILFIDRAERVFRPEEEEDGEEEDQSP from the coding sequence ATGGCCATTCGAAGGATTGTCAAATATCCGGATCCGATCTTGCGGGAAAAGGCGCAGCCGGTGAAAAAGTTTCACGCCCGCCTCCACAAGTTGCTGGACGATATGGCGGAAACGATGTATGACGCCAAGGGAGTGGGCTTGGCCGCTCCCCAGGTGGGCATTTTAAAGCGGGTGATCGTCGTCGATCCCGGTGACGGTCTGATCGAGGTGGTCAATCCGGAGCTGGTCGACCTGGAAGGGGAGCAGCTGGCTCCGCCGGAGGGATGCCTCAGCATTCCCGGTCTGCTCGGAGAGGTCCGTCGGGCGAATCGGTTGAAGGTGAAGGGGCAGGACCGTCACGGCGAACCCTTCGAGATGGAGGCCGAAGGCTATCTGGCCCGGATCTTTCAACACGAGGTGGACCACCTGAACGGGATTCTGTTTATCGATCGGGCGGAAAGGGTGTTTCGTCCCGAAGAGGAAGAGGACGGAGAAGAGGAGGATCAGTCGCCGTGA
- the fmt gene encoding methionyl-tRNA formyltransferase: MGTPDFSVPSLEALIDHGYRVVGVVTQPDRPRGRKRELTPPPVKRAAEGRGIPVFQPEKLRDPEAIRTVLAMEPDLVVTAAYGQIVPQAILDGPRHGCINVHASLLPKYRGGAPIHRAVIDGEKETGITIMKMVPELDAGDILTQRAIPIDERDHAGSLHDKLSRLGAELLIETLPAFLSGRIQPIPQNEDLATYAPNIRREDEWIDWSQPARKVYDHVRGLHPWPVASTIWRGAPLKIWWVEWTDAASDRSPGTVIAAGREGIEVAAGQGTVRITELQPAGKKPMKAEEFLRGRRMSVGERLGQR; the protein is encoded by the coding sequence ATGGGCACGCCGGATTTCTCGGTTCCCTCCCTGGAGGCCCTGATCGATCACGGTTACCGGGTGGTCGGAGTGGTGACGCAGCCGGATCGGCCCCGGGGGCGGAAGCGGGAGCTCACGCCGCCTCCCGTCAAGCGGGCCGCCGAAGGGCGGGGGATTCCCGTTTTTCAGCCGGAGAAATTGCGCGATCCGGAGGCGATTCGCACCGTTCTCGCCATGGAGCCGGATCTGGTGGTGACGGCCGCCTACGGTCAAATCGTTCCCCAGGCGATTCTGGACGGTCCGCGCCATGGCTGCATCAACGTTCACGCGTCCCTGCTCCCGAAATACCGCGGGGGTGCGCCGATTCACAGGGCGGTGATCGACGGGGAGAAAGAGACGGGGATCACCATCATGAAAATGGTGCCCGAGCTGGATGCCGGAGACATTTTGACGCAGAGGGCGATTCCCATCGATGAACGAGACCACGCGGGAAGCCTTCACGACAAGCTGAGCCGGTTGGGGGCGGAATTGCTCATCGAGACCCTCCCGGCCTTCCTGTCCGGCCGGATACAGCCGATCCCCCAGAATGAAGACCTGGCCACCTACGCTCCCAATATCCGGCGGGAGGATGAATGGATCGACTGGAGCCAGCCGGCCCGCAAGGTATACGATCACGTGCGGGGACTTCACCCGTGGCCGGTGGCCAGCACCATCTGGAGGGGGGCGCCCCTCAAAATCTGGTGGGTGGAATGGACGGATGCAGCCAGCGACCGGTCGCCGGGCACGGTGATCGCCGCCGGCCGGGAGGGCATCGAGGTGGCCGCGGGGCAGGGGACCGTCCGCATCACTGAACTGCAGCCCGCCGGAAAGAAGCCGATGAAGGCGGAGGAGTTTCTCCGCGGCCGGCGTATGTCCGTAGGGGAACGGTTGGGTCAGCGATGA
- the rsmB gene encoding 16S rRNA (cytosine(967)-C(5))-methyltransferase RsmB — translation MNRKRKGAREVALDVLIAVEERGAYSNLLLNRTLERTSLSPRDRRLATELVYGTIQRLNTLDWILDRFVKKGVRSLQPWVRQLLRLGLYQLHYLDRIPHRAAVHETVNLAKGRGHKGIAGLVNGVLRAYLRDDRNWSWLAAPRTVEDWALATSHPVWMVRRFQEVFGEETAWNILSANNEPPPLSLRVNPLKADRERLLLEIAESSGGEARPSLLSPQGIVLRGFGSPASLPGFREGMFTVQDESSMLVAEAVAPRPGQFGLDACAAPGGKTTHLAEKMGNRGRIVALDIHPHKLRLIEENARRLGISIVEARQADARDLTGAVEEPADFVLLDAPCSGLGVIRRKPDIKWRKETADIDGVVALQWQMLISVSRWVRPGGTLVYSTCTLEPRENEEQIRRFLEKHPEFTPDEGLSDLLSPAVIQKASIAPGMVRILPHHFGSDGFFIARLVRKK, via the coding sequence ATGAACCGGAAGAGAAAAGGTGCCCGTGAGGTCGCACTCGATGTCCTGATCGCCGTCGAGGAGCGGGGAGCCTACAGCAATCTGCTGCTGAACCGCACCCTCGAACGGACTTCCCTTTCCCCCCGGGACCGCCGATTGGCCACCGAGCTGGTTTACGGCACGATACAACGGCTCAACACTCTGGACTGGATTCTCGACCGGTTTGTCAAAAAGGGCGTGCGATCCCTCCAGCCCTGGGTCCGGCAATTGCTCCGGCTGGGCCTTTACCAATTGCACTATCTGGACCGAATACCGCACCGGGCGGCGGTCCATGAGACCGTCAACCTCGCCAAAGGGCGGGGGCACAAGGGGATCGCCGGGCTGGTCAACGGCGTGCTCCGCGCCTATCTCCGGGATGATCGGAACTGGTCCTGGCTGGCCGCGCCGCGGACGGTGGAGGATTGGGCGCTGGCCACTTCCCATCCGGTCTGGATGGTCCGCCGCTTTCAGGAAGTGTTCGGGGAAGAGACGGCGTGGAACATCCTGAGTGCCAACAATGAGCCGCCCCCGCTCTCCCTGCGGGTCAATCCCCTGAAGGCGGACCGGGAACGGTTGCTTCTTGAGATTGCCGAGTCTTCCGGGGGTGAAGCAAGGCCCTCCCTCCTTTCGCCGCAGGGAATCGTGCTCCGCGGGTTCGGCTCGCCCGCGTCTCTCCCGGGATTTCGGGAAGGGATGTTCACGGTGCAGGATGAAAGTTCCATGCTGGTGGCGGAAGCGGTGGCGCCCCGCCCGGGCCAGTTCGGTCTGGATGCGTGTGCCGCACCGGGAGGGAAGACGACCCACCTGGCTGAGAAGATGGGAAATCGCGGCCGAATTGTGGCCTTGGACATCCATCCCCACAAGCTGCGACTGATTGAGGAAAACGCCAGGCGATTGGGGATTTCCATCGTGGAGGCGCGGCAGGCCGACGCCCGGGATTTGACGGGGGCGGTGGAGGAGCCGGCCGATTTCGTGCTCCTGGACGCCCCCTGTTCGGGTTTGGGCGTGATCCGGCGAAAACCGGACATCAAGTGGCGGAAGGAGACCGCGGACATCGACGGAGTGGTCGCCCTCCAGTGGCAGATGCTGATCTCCGTGTCCCGCTGGGTGCGTCCGGGGGGAACGCTGGTGTACAGCACCTGCACGCTGGAGCCGCGGGAAAACGAGGAACAGATCCGCCGCTTCCTCGAAAAGCATCCCGAATTCACCCCCGACGAAGGGCTGAGCGATCTCCTGTCCCCCGCAGTGATCCAAAAGGCTTCCATCGCGCCGGGCATGGTGCGGATCCTTCCCCATCATTTCGGCAGCGACGGTTTTTTCATCGCCCGGCTGGTGAGAAAAAAATAG
- a CDS encoding spore germination protein produces the protein MKRSSRLMRRRKQRKEQMLQELAEKKLEDKLGDRQLVPSVDENVQFIGKLLGDGSDVVTRFFTIQYTPDRRAAIMYIDGLVDVSLIDQFVLSPVMTEAEKLRTKTDLWEMVNESLIQTGEMRITAKMKDLVEGLLSGDTILLLDGESQGLIIGSKGWPMRSVEEPKTAAVVRGPREGFSETIRVNTALIRRRLRDPDLRMKSFKVGRRTRTDVVLCYIEGVSDPKLVEKVERRIRGIELDGVLESGYIEEMIQDDYWTPFPLIQNTERPDSAVSHLLEGKVVILVDGTPHALIAPAVFAQFYYSSEDYYERYIIATFLRFLRLLSLIIALLGPAFYIAFVSFHTEMLPSSLAIAMAAGRATVPFPSIVEALLMEISVEILREASVRLPGPFGPTIGIVGALVIGEASVTAGLVSPLMVIVVGLTTISSYANPSYNAAISLRLLRFPIMIVAAGFGLYGIVLSIMLLLHHLVKLESFGVPYMAPMAPLRWQDVKDLLIRVPWTMMKKRPSIFRPRNRVREE, from the coding sequence GTGAAGCGTTCCTCCCGGTTGATGCGCAGGCGGAAACAACGAAAAGAACAAATGCTTCAGGAGCTCGCCGAGAAGAAGCTCGAGGACAAGTTGGGAGATCGGCAGCTGGTCCCCAGTGTCGATGAGAATGTGCAATTTATCGGGAAGCTGCTGGGAGACGGTTCCGATGTGGTCACCCGTTTTTTCACGATTCAATACACTCCCGACCGCCGGGCGGCGATCATGTACATCGACGGATTGGTGGATGTTTCCCTGATCGATCAGTTTGTTCTTTCTCCCGTGATGACGGAGGCGGAAAAGCTCCGGACGAAGACGGATCTGTGGGAGATGGTGAACGAAAGCCTGATCCAGACCGGGGAGATGAGGATCACCGCCAAGATGAAGGACTTGGTGGAAGGGCTCCTTTCCGGGGATACGATTCTGCTCCTGGACGGAGAGAGCCAGGGGCTGATCATCGGTTCCAAGGGATGGCCCATGCGGAGCGTGGAGGAACCGAAGACGGCCGCCGTCGTCCGCGGCCCCCGGGAGGGCTTTTCCGAAACGATCCGCGTCAACACCGCCCTGATCCGCCGTCGGTTGAGGGATCCCGACCTCCGGATGAAAAGTTTCAAGGTGGGGCGCAGGACCCGCACGGATGTCGTCCTCTGCTATATCGAAGGGGTGTCCGACCCCAAGCTGGTCGAGAAAGTGGAGCGAAGAATCCGGGGGATCGAGTTGGACGGCGTGCTGGAGAGCGGTTATATCGAAGAGATGATACAGGATGACTACTGGACTCCCTTTCCCCTGATCCAGAATACGGAACGCCCCGATTCGGCCGTCAGCCACCTGCTGGAAGGGAAGGTGGTCATCCTCGTCGACGGTACTCCCCACGCGCTGATCGCCCCGGCGGTCTTCGCCCAGTTTTATTACAGCTCGGAGGATTATTACGAGCGCTATATAATCGCCACCTTCCTCCGCTTTCTCCGCTTGCTTTCCCTGATCATCGCCCTGTTGGGGCCGGCTTTCTACATCGCCTTTGTCTCCTTCCACACGGAGATGCTCCCGTCTTCACTGGCCATCGCCATGGCGGCGGGACGGGCGACGGTTCCTTTTCCCTCCATCGTCGAGGCCCTTTTGATGGAGATCAGCGTGGAAATCCTGCGGGAAGCGAGCGTCCGGTTGCCGGGGCCCTTCGGGCCGACGATCGGGATCGTCGGAGCGCTGGTGATCGGGGAGGCGTCGGTGACGGCGGGGCTGGTCAGCCCGCTCATGGTGATCGTGGTCGGGCTCACCACGATCAGCTCCTATGCCAACCCCAGCTACAACGCGGCGATCTCCCTCCGCCTGCTCCGGTTTCCCATCATGATCGTCGCGGCGGGTTTCGGCCTGTACGGAATTGTCCTCAGTATCATGCTTCTGCTGCATCACTTGGTGAAATTGGAGTCCTTCGGGGTTCCGTACATGGCTCCGATGGCGCCCTTGCGCTGGCAGGATGTGAAGGACCTGCTGATTCGGGTCCCCTGGACGATGATGAAAAAGAGGCCATCGATTTTTCGTCCCCGAAACCGGGTGCGGGAAGAGTAA
- a CDS encoding GerAB/ArcD/ProY family transporter, with protein MASHASGKSWLPKGSISPYQVYALMVHSVIGVGVLLFPRSMAKEMGTDGILVIPLVGIIAGIMLFVISKLGSLFPGMSLAAIIEEVLGIRRYPWLGKILGVVFLAIFLVNWLGGMVVVTRTFGQVLVTAVFQRTPIVVVMLMLVAAAAYVSYSRVQVLARFNEFLLPLIYAPGLLLIAALIQAGEVEHLLPLFQADWKQVVKGASTALFSYTGFEVALVFMGAYQEPKKAFRSYLTAIFVITLFGYWFTYLVCMAVFGKEELIRLAWPVLELVKAVHIPGMIFERLESAVVSIWVIAVFTTLTNTMFAIVQTLQEFLGLADRRRKWLTLAVGGTIYGLALWPTNIYEMGKWGELMGYWWFFSILLVPPLLYVIARIRRKRGEEDEASV; from the coding sequence ATGGCTTCACACGCGAGCGGAAAATCCTGGCTGCCAAAGGGCTCGATTTCCCCCTATCAGGTCTACGCGCTCATGGTTCACAGCGTCATCGGTGTCGGCGTGCTGCTCTTTCCCCGCTCGATGGCCAAGGAAATGGGCACGGACGGGATTCTGGTGATCCCGCTGGTGGGGATCATAGCCGGAATCATGCTCTTTGTGATCAGCAAATTGGGCAGTCTTTTTCCGGGGATGAGCCTTGCCGCCATCATCGAGGAAGTCCTCGGAATCAGGAGGTATCCCTGGCTTGGGAAAATTTTGGGCGTTGTTTTTCTCGCCATTTTTCTCGTGAACTGGCTGGGAGGCATGGTGGTGGTGACCCGGACCTTCGGACAAGTGCTGGTGACCGCCGTCTTTCAGAGAACGCCGATCGTGGTCGTCATGTTGATGCTGGTCGCCGCCGCCGCCTATGTCAGCTACAGCCGGGTCCAGGTGCTGGCACGGTTCAACGAGTTTCTCCTCCCGCTCATCTATGCCCCGGGGCTCCTGCTGATCGCGGCCCTGATTCAGGCCGGGGAAGTGGAACACCTTCTTCCCCTGTTTCAGGCGGATTGGAAGCAGGTGGTGAAGGGAGCCTCCACGGCTCTGTTTTCTTATACGGGCTTCGAGGTGGCCCTGGTTTTCATGGGCGCCTATCAGGAGCCGAAAAAGGCGTTTCGTTCCTATCTCACGGCCATATTCGTCATCACCTTGTTCGGATACTGGTTTACTTATCTCGTTTGTATGGCCGTCTTCGGAAAGGAGGAGTTGATCCGTCTGGCGTGGCCGGTGCTGGAATTGGTGAAGGCGGTCCACATTCCCGGGATGATTTTCGAACGGCTGGAATCGGCCGTGGTGTCCATCTGGGTGATCGCGGTGTTCACGACACTGACCAATACGATGTTTGCCATTGTCCAGACTTTGCAGGAATTTTTGGGACTGGCGGATCGCCGCCGGAAATGGCTGACCCTCGCCGTCGGCGGGACCATCTACGGCTTGGCCCTGTGGCCCACAAACATTTATGAGATGGGCAAATGGGGGGAATTGATGGGATATTGGTGGTTTTTCAGCATACTGCTGGTTCCGCCGCTATTGTATGTCATCGCCCGCATCCGGAGAAAAAGGGGGGAGGAGGATGAGGCATCTGTCTAG
- a CDS encoding Ger(x)C family spore germination protein, whose amino-acid sequence MSRRLFNLLVWVLVMGLLSGCWDRREIEQRSSVFAMAIDEHPKGVEVSVQIPIPIMIVGSGGGGGGQGGQGAVHNFSAVGKTVYEALENLQNQTNHDLFLGHTRLLFLSEKVVRNKGMKILDALRRHPEIRRQIWPLIVDGPAKDALMVKLRLAEIPTEYILDFVENGSSHGRMADTTLGQWFINQSDPTRSAYINYLHVEPGMGGGQGDSVGQGNSDGQGGNADGKVFWKGLAVMKGDHMVGSLSREESNPILELVEEKAGYPVRLKCSDGKGMITFEPKVVDPSVSVSHQGKKVKIRVKVEVWGGVVENTCSKLDLSQEQVLNKVEKWLEQAYEKQFRKTLHLAQKKFRTDVFQFGSFLHAYHPHLWNRIDWERDFPKADVKADYQVTINTLSLEAH is encoded by the coding sequence GTGAGTCGCCGTCTGTTTAACCTCTTGGTGTGGGTCCTGGTGATGGGACTTCTTTCCGGTTGCTGGGATCGACGGGAAATCGAACAGCGCTCCTCCGTCTTCGCGATGGCGATCGACGAACATCCGAAAGGGGTGGAGGTGTCCGTTCAGATTCCGATTCCGATCATGATCGTCGGTTCCGGCGGAGGCGGCGGCGGTCAGGGTGGACAGGGGGCGGTTCACAATTTCTCGGCGGTGGGGAAAACGGTGTACGAAGCCCTGGAGAATCTCCAAAACCAGACCAACCACGATCTGTTTCTGGGTCACACCCGCCTGCTTTTTCTGAGCGAAAAGGTTGTCCGGAACAAGGGAATGAAAATCCTGGACGCCCTGCGCCGCCATCCCGAAATCCGCCGCCAGATCTGGCCGTTGATCGTCGACGGGCCGGCGAAGGATGCGCTGATGGTCAAGTTGAGGCTGGCCGAGATCCCGACGGAATATATCCTGGATTTTGTGGAAAACGGATCGAGCCACGGGAGAATGGCGGACACCACGTTGGGTCAATGGTTCATCAATCAGTCGGATCCGACGCGGTCGGCCTATATCAATTATCTGCACGTTGAACCGGGAATGGGCGGCGGCCAAGGGGATTCCGTCGGGCAGGGGAATTCCGACGGGCAAGGGGGTAACGCGGATGGAAAGGTTTTTTGGAAGGGGCTCGCGGTGATGAAGGGGGACCACATGGTGGGCAGCTTGTCGAGGGAAGAGAGCAATCCGATTCTGGAGCTTGTGGAAGAGAAGGCAGGTTATCCTGTGCGATTGAAGTGTTCGGACGGAAAGGGAATGATTACTTTCGAACCGAAGGTGGTCGATCCTTCGGTATCCGTGTCGCACCAGGGCAAAAAAGTAAAAATTCGGGTGAAGGTGGAGGTGTGGGGAGGGGTCGTGGAGAACACCTGTTCCAAACTGGATTTGAGCCAGGAGCAGGTCCTGAACAAGGTGGAGAAATGGCTGGAGCAGGCTTATGAAAAGCAGTTTCGGAAGACCTTGCACCTGGCGCAGAAGAAGTTTCGCACCGACGTGTTTCAGTTTGGATCGTTTCTCCATGCGTACCATCCGCATCTGTGGAATCGGATCGATTGGGAACGGGATTTTCCCAAGGCGGACGTGAAGGCGGATTATCAGGTGACGATCAACACCCTCAGTCTGGAAGCTCACTGA
- the rlmN gene encoding 23S rRNA (adenine(2503)-C(2))-methyltransferase RlmN, whose protein sequence is MKPVAYGLDTDNWKKWMNQQDQPSWRAEQVMNWLFQKRSTDFNEMTNLPRDLRLRLADTFTLDPLEPLEVQTSRDGTVKFLFGLRDGHAIETVIMRHRYGNSVCVTTQVGCRIGCTFCASTLGGLKRNLEAGEIVAQVVAAQRYLDQEGERVRTVVVMGSGEPFENYEETMRFIRVINDPEGLRIGQRHITVSTSGVVPNIRRFAEEGLQVGLAVSLHAPNNELRSKLMPINRRYPLPELMDACWYYLDMTGRRITFEYALIGDRNDGEEHAHELGKLLSGMNCLVNLIPVNFVPERNLQRTPRERIFRFQQVLQSYRVNTTIRREHGSDIDAACGQLRAKRIGVL, encoded by the coding sequence ATGAAACCTGTTGCTTACGGATTGGATACCGACAATTGGAAAAAATGGATGAACCAACAAGATCAGCCGTCATGGCGTGCGGAACAGGTCATGAACTGGCTTTTTCAAAAACGGAGCACGGATTTCAACGAAATGACCAACCTGCCCCGCGATCTCCGCCTTCGATTGGCGGACACGTTCACCTTGGATCCGCTGGAGCCCCTCGAAGTCCAAACCTCCCGGGACGGCACGGTGAAGTTTTTGTTCGGGCTTCGGGACGGCCATGCGATAGAAACGGTGATCATGCGCCACCGTTATGGAAACAGCGTCTGTGTCACCACTCAGGTCGGGTGCCGCATCGGTTGCACCTTTTGCGCCTCGACGCTGGGTGGGCTGAAACGCAATCTGGAGGCCGGGGAGATCGTCGCCCAGGTGGTGGCCGCCCAGCGCTATCTCGACCAGGAGGGAGAGCGCGTCCGCACGGTCGTTGTCATGGGTTCGGGAGAACCCTTCGAAAATTATGAGGAGACGATGAGGTTCATCCGGGTGATCAACGACCCTGAAGGCCTACGGATCGGACAGCGGCACATCACCGTATCCACGAGCGGCGTGGTACCCAATATCCGCCGGTTTGCCGAAGAAGGGCTGCAGGTGGGATTGGCCGTCTCCCTGCATGCCCCGAACAATGAGCTCCGGTCCAAACTGATGCCGATCAACCGCCGTTATCCCCTGCCGGAACTGATGGATGCTTGTTGGTATTATCTGGACATGACGGGGCGGCGCATCACCTTCGAATACGCCCTGATCGGCGATCGAAACGACGGGGAGGAGCATGCCCATGAGCTGGGCAAACTGCTATCGGGGATGAACTGTCTGGTCAACCTGATTCCCGTCAATTTCGTGCCGGAGCGAAACCTTCAGCGGACTCCGCGGGAGCGGATCTTCCGTTTTCAACAGGTCCTGCAGTCCTACAGGGTCAATACGACCATACGCCGGGAGCACGGAAGCGACATCGATGCGGCCTGTGGCCAGTTGCGGGCCAAGCGGATCGGGGTGCTGTAA